Proteins from one Arthrobacter sp. Soc17.1.1.1 genomic window:
- a CDS encoding GDSL-type esterase/lipase family protein: MEQRRIRLAAVGDELLAGLGDPRALGWFGRVMARTRPDSASVEAYSLPAPGEGTEALANRWLQEVGRRFEAGFENRLVIGLSDRDLDLDLSTARSRLNLANILDGASQMSVKVLVVGPPPGLDAERNRRLADLSAAFGDVTTRRKHVFVDTFTPLLAHEQWRHDLASNGGTPGQAGYGLVAWLVLHRGWFQWLEVPAPE; this comes from the coding sequence GTGGAACAACGCAGAATCCGGCTAGCAGCAGTGGGCGACGAACTCCTCGCGGGGCTCGGTGATCCGCGCGCTCTGGGGTGGTTCGGGCGTGTGATGGCGCGGACCCGTCCGGACAGCGCGAGCGTGGAGGCATACAGCCTCCCGGCACCCGGCGAGGGCACCGAGGCCCTCGCGAACCGCTGGCTGCAGGAGGTCGGCCGCCGCTTCGAGGCCGGCTTCGAGAACCGCCTCGTGATCGGCCTGTCCGACCGGGATCTCGACCTCGACCTGTCCACGGCACGGAGCCGCCTGAACCTGGCGAACATCCTCGACGGCGCCTCGCAGATGAGCGTGAAGGTGCTCGTCGTCGGGCCCCCGCCGGGCCTCGACGCCGAACGCAACCGCCGCCTCGCGGATCTGTCCGCCGCGTTCGGCGACGTAACGACGCGCCGCAAGCATGTCTTCGTCGACACCTTCACGCCCCTGCTCGCGCACGAGCAGTGGCGGCACGACCTCGCCTCCAACGGCGGCACTCCCGGCCAGGCGGGCTACGGACTCGTGGCGTGGCTCGTCCTGCACCGCGGCTGGTTCCAGTGGCTCGAAGTGCCGGCGCCGGAGTAG